A stretch of Mesorhizobium sp. M2A.F.Ca.ET.046.03.2.1 DNA encodes these proteins:
- the cyoA gene encoding ubiquinol oxidase subunit II, with protein sequence MKRSGALLLFPLAVLLSGCDFVVLAPAGDVAVQQRDLLVVSTLLMLLIIVPVMALTVLFAWRYRQSSTTATYTPDWDHSTKLELVIWAAPLLIIICLGALTWLGTHLLDPYRRIDRIEPGQPVTQNHKPLRVEVVALDWKWLFIYPDYGIASVNELAAPVNQPIDFRITSSRVMNSFYIPALAGQIYAMPAMETKLHAVINRPGTYTGFSANYSGAGFSGMRFAFHGVSDQAFADWVAQAKSAQSRLSRETYLELERPSENEPVRQYAFVDHDLYGAILNLCVEPGKMCMNEMMSIDAKGGLGLAGVRNTLPLQYDKLARRGSVFGSDPSYVASICTAEEAAAASRAARNDDEKSWPLRDLSPLRGVGLLAPGAGSRRADAEAPSLGLLRFEL encoded by the coding sequence ATGAAACGATCCGGAGCTTTGCTTCTGTTTCCCCTGGCCGTGCTGCTGAGCGGCTGCGACTTCGTCGTGCTAGCGCCCGCGGGCGACGTGGCAGTGCAGCAGCGCGACCTGCTCGTCGTCTCGACCCTTTTGATGCTGCTCATCATCGTGCCCGTCATGGCGCTGACCGTGCTGTTCGCCTGGCGCTACCGGCAGTCCAGCACGACGGCGACCTACACGCCCGACTGGGACCATTCGACCAAGCTGGAGCTGGTGATCTGGGCGGCCCCTCTGCTCATCATCATATGCCTGGGCGCGCTGACGTGGCTCGGCACGCATCTGCTCGATCCTTACCGGCGCATCGACCGAATCGAACCCGGACAGCCGGTCACGCAGAACCATAAGCCGCTCAGGGTCGAGGTCGTCGCGCTCGATTGGAAGTGGCTCTTCATCTATCCGGACTACGGCATCGCCTCCGTCAATGAGCTGGCGGCGCCGGTCAATCAGCCGATCGACTTCCGCATCACCTCGTCCAGGGTGATGAACTCCTTCTACATTCCAGCCCTTGCCGGGCAGATCTACGCCATGCCCGCCATGGAGACGAAGCTGCACGCCGTCATCAACCGTCCAGGCACCTATACCGGCTTCTCGGCCAATTACAGCGGCGCCGGCTTCTCCGGCATGCGCTTTGCCTTCCACGGCGTCTCGGACCAGGCCTTCGCCGATTGGGTGGCGCAGGCCAAGAGCGCTCAGTCCAGGCTCAGCCGCGAGACCTATCTCGAGCTTGAACGCCCGAGCGAGAACGAGCCGGTCCGGCAGTATGCCTTCGTCGACCACGACCTTTATGGCGCGATCCTCAATCTGTGCGTCGAGCCGGGCAAGATGTGCATGAACGAGATGATGTCCATCGACGCCAAAGGCGGCCTTGGCCTTGCCGGCGTTCGCAACACCCTGCCGCTGCAATATGACAAGCTTGCCCGGCGCGGCTCGGTGTTCGGTAGCGATCCGTCCTATGTCGCCAGCATCTGCACGGCGGAGGAGGCGGCAGCCGCCTCTCGCGCGGCTCGTAATGACGATGAAAAGAGCTGGCCGCTCAGGGACCTGTCCCCGCTGCGCGGCGTCGGCTTGCTCGCGCCCGGCGCCGGCAGCCGCCGCGCCGACGCCGAGGCGCCGTCGCTCGGCCTGCTGCGCTTCGAATTGTGA
- a CDS encoding MFS transporter: protein MAETSTAETDSRLIGSHHGQVSAGDIAVGVIIGRTSEFFDFFVYAIASVIVFPRLVFPTHDPLVGTLYSFAIFALAFIARPFGTVLFMAIDRAYGRGAKLTIALFLLGTSTVAMAFLPSYEDVGAVAAWLLALTRFLQGLALGGTWDGLPSLLALNAPQNRRGIYAMIPQLGAPIGLIVASSLFAFFVANLSADDFFAWGWRYPFFVAFAINVVALFARLRIVVTPEFSKLYESGDLQPTRIRDMIGTEGRNVVVGAFAPLASFALFHMVTVFPLSWVFLFTNEGPERFLIIEAVSALFGIAAIVASGPLADRVGRRALLGGGAVAIAAFSGFAPQLLNGGTVGETVFMVLGFILLGLSFGQSSGVVASSFSRQHRYTGSAVTSDLAWMFGAGFAPLAALLIAGTFGLIAAGAYLLSGAACTLIALWIDRQASTTGR from the coding sequence ATGGCTGAAACTTCGACTGCCGAAACGGACAGCAGGCTGATCGGCTCGCATCACGGCCAGGTCAGCGCTGGCGATATCGCGGTCGGCGTGATCATCGGCAGGACATCGGAGTTCTTCGATTTCTTCGTCTATGCGATCGCTTCCGTGATCGTATTCCCCAGGCTTGTCTTTCCGACGCACGATCCGCTGGTCGGAACGCTCTATTCCTTCGCGATCTTCGCGCTGGCCTTTATCGCGCGTCCGTTCGGCACGGTGCTGTTCATGGCGATCGACCGCGCCTATGGCCGCGGCGCCAAGCTGACCATCGCGCTTTTCCTGCTCGGCACCTCGACCGTCGCCATGGCGTTCCTGCCGTCCTATGAAGACGTCGGCGCTGTCGCCGCCTGGCTGCTGGCGCTTACCCGCTTCCTGCAAGGCCTGGCGCTCGGCGGAACCTGGGATGGGTTGCCCTCGCTGCTGGCGCTGAACGCGCCGCAGAACCGGCGCGGAATCTATGCGATGATCCCGCAACTCGGCGCGCCGATCGGGCTTATCGTGGCGAGCTCGCTGTTCGCCTTCTTCGTCGCCAACCTCTCGGCCGACGATTTCTTCGCCTGGGGCTGGCGCTATCCGTTCTTCGTCGCTTTCGCCATCAATGTCGTGGCGCTGTTTGCCAGGCTGCGCATCGTCGTCACGCCCGAATTCTCGAAGCTCTACGAGAGCGGCGACCTGCAGCCGACCCGCATCAGGGACATGATCGGCACGGAAGGCCGCAACGTCGTCGTCGGCGCCTTCGCGCCACTGGCGAGCTTCGCCCTGTTCCATATGGTGACGGTGTTCCCGCTGTCCTGGGTGTTCCTGTTCACCAATGAGGGGCCGGAGCGCTTCCTGATCATCGAGGCGGTGAGCGCGCTGTTCGGCATCGCCGCGATCGTCGCGTCAGGGCCGCTGGCCGACCGTGTCGGACGCCGCGCCCTGCTCGGCGGCGGCGCCGTCGCCATCGCCGCATTCAGCGGCTTTGCCCCGCAGCTTCTCAATGGCGGCACCGTCGGGGAGACGGTGTTCATGGTGCTGGGCTTCATTCTGCTCGGCTTGAGCTTCGGGCAATCCTCGGGCGTCGTCGCGTCGAGCTTCTCGCGCCAGCACCGCTATACCGGCTCGGCGGTGACGTCGGACCTCGCCTGGATGTTCGGCGCCGGCTTTGCGCCGCTTGCCGCGCTGCTGATCGCCGGCACTTTCGGCCTCATCGCCGCCGGCGCCTATCTGCTTTCAGGCGCCGCCTGCACGCTGATCGCGCTGTGGATCGACAGGCAGGCGTCAACGACAGGCCGCTAG
- a CDS encoding NAD-dependent epimerase codes for MTSSRPILITGAAGFIGFHLCHRLLAEGRQVVGLDSMNEYYDVALKQARLDRLKGFANFRFEHVDLADRDGVSAVFASDAPEIVVNLAAQAGVRYSLINPHVYARSNLDGFLNILEGCRQASVGHLVYASSSSIYGGSTRMPFSVHDSADHPLSLYAASKKANELMAHTYSHLFGLPTTGLRFFTVYGPWGRPDMALFIFTKAILAGQPIDVFNHGNMQRDFTYIDDIVEGVIRVMEHPATPNTDWTSAAPDPATSNAPYRIHNIGDSSPVQLSRLIDVLEDALGRKAIRNLMPLQPGDVLATYADITSLEEVTGFKPRIPIEVGVPRFVEWYRDFYQV; via the coding sequence TTGACGTCGAGCAGGCCCATACTGATCACCGGCGCCGCCGGCTTCATCGGCTTTCACCTCTGCCACCGGCTGCTTGCCGAAGGCCGGCAGGTTGTCGGCCTCGATTCCATGAACGAGTATTACGACGTTGCCCTCAAGCAGGCGCGGCTCGACCGGCTGAAAGGGTTCGCGAATTTTCGCTTCGAGCATGTCGACCTCGCCGACCGCGATGGCGTCTCGGCGGTCTTTGCTTCCGACGCGCCGGAGATCGTCGTCAATCTCGCCGCGCAGGCGGGCGTCCGCTATTCGCTGATCAATCCGCACGTCTATGCGCGCAGCAACCTCGACGGCTTCCTCAATATCCTGGAGGGCTGCCGTCAGGCCTCTGTCGGTCATCTCGTCTATGCATCGTCGAGCTCGATCTATGGCGGCAGCACGCGCATGCCGTTCTCGGTCCATGATTCCGCCGACCATCCCTTGAGCCTCTATGCCGCAAGCAAGAAGGCGAACGAGCTGATGGCCCACACCTACAGCCATCTGTTCGGGCTGCCGACCACGGGGTTGCGCTTCTTCACCGTCTACGGTCCGTGGGGCCGGCCCGACATGGCCTTGTTCATCTTCACCAAGGCCATCCTCGCCGGCCAGCCGATCGACGTCTTCAACCATGGCAACATGCAGCGGGACTTCACTTATATCGACGACATCGTCGAGGGCGTAATCCGCGTCATGGAGCATCCCGCGACGCCCAATACCGATTGGACAAGCGCTGCCCCGGATCCCGCGACCAGCAATGCGCCGTACAGGATCCACAACATCGGCGACAGCTCACCCGTCCAGCTGAGCCGGCTGATCGACGTGCTGGAAGACGCGCTTGGGCGCAAGGCAATCCGCAACCTGATGCCGCTCCAGCCGGGCGACGTGCTGGCGACCTACGCCGACATCACCTCGCTCGAGGAGGTGACTGGCTTCAAGCCCAGGATCCCGATCGAGGTCGGCGTTCCGCGCTTCGTCGAATGGTATCGGGATTTCTATCAGGTCTGA
- a CDS encoding pseudouridine synthase, whose amino-acid sequence MTSKPLGQPSKAARRSTAGKVSLNRALSKLGFCSRKQAELLIGKGRVRVGGKVARDPALWVDPERESITVDGERIAAERKVYLMLNKPRGLVTTRDDPEGRGTVYDCLKGLDLPFVSPVGRLDKASEGLLLMSNDTRWASGLLDPASHVAKTYHVQIAAMPDEAMLERFRQGAVVDGELLTASSIALLRSGGRTAWLEIVLDEGRNRQIRRLLGAFDIEVLRLVRVAIGGLQLGELAKGKARHLTSEELATLAT is encoded by the coding sequence ATGACGAGCAAGCCCCTTGGACAGCCTTCTAAGGCCGCGCGGCGATCCACCGCCGGGAAGGTCAGCCTCAACCGGGCGCTGTCGAAGCTCGGGTTCTGCTCGCGCAAGCAGGCTGAGCTTTTGATCGGCAAGGGGCGCGTGCGGGTGGGCGGCAAGGTGGCGCGCGACCCTGCGCTGTGGGTCGATCCCGAGCGCGAGAGCATCACGGTCGACGGCGAGCGCATTGCGGCCGAGCGCAAGGTCTATCTGATGCTCAACAAACCGCGCGGGCTGGTCACCACCCGCGACGATCCCGAAGGCCGTGGCACCGTCTATGACTGCCTTAAAGGGCTCGACCTGCCCTTCGTGTCGCCGGTAGGCCGGCTCGACAAGGCAAGCGAAGGGCTGCTGTTGATGAGCAACGACACACGCTGGGCGAGCGGTTTGCTCGACCCCGCCTCGCATGTCGCCAAGACCTATCATGTGCAGATCGCGGCCATGCCCGACGAGGCGATGCTGGAACGCTTTCGCCAAGGCGCGGTCGTCGACGGCGAGTTGCTCACGGCAAGCTCGATTGCATTGTTGCGCAGCGGCGGGCGGACAGCCTGGCTGGAAATCGTGCTCGACGAAGGCCGCAACCGGCAGATCCGCAGGCTGCTCGGCGCTTTCGATATCGAGGTGCTAAGGCTGGTTCGCGTGGCGATCGGCGGTCTTCAGCTCGGCGAGCTTGCCAAAGGCAAGGCACGGCATCTGACGAGCGAGGAGCTGGCGACCTTGGCGACTTGA
- a CDS encoding histidine phosphatase family protein produces the protein MSSAYPEIYLVRHGETEWSLSGRHTGRTDIPLTAKGDEAARGVAERLKGLTFQAVWSSPSQRAFDTCRLAGFGEGAVKKPDLQEWDYGAYEGVTTKEILSKRPGWQLFRDGCPDGETAADVGARADAIIAGLRAIAGNVLIFSSSHFLRVLAARWVGLPPEGGEHFVLDTASLSILGYEHDLTEPVIRRWNQK, from the coding sequence ATGAGCAGCGCGTATCCCGAGATCTATCTTGTCCGTCATGGCGAGACCGAATGGAGCCTCTCGGGCAGGCATACCGGCCGCACCGACATCCCTTTGACGGCAAAAGGCGATGAGGCTGCGCGCGGTGTGGCCGAGCGGCTCAAGGGCCTGACCTTCCAGGCGGTCTGGTCGAGCCCGTCGCAGCGCGCCTTCGACACCTGCCGCCTGGCCGGCTTCGGTGAGGGCGCGGTCAAGAAGCCGGACCTGCAGGAATGGGATTATGGCGCTTACGAGGGCGTGACGACCAAGGAAATCCTGTCGAAGCGCCCCGGCTGGCAATTGTTCCGCGACGGCTGTCCTGACGGCGAGACGGCGGCCGATGTCGGCGCCCGCGCCGACGCGATCATCGCCGGGCTGCGTGCGATTGCCGGCAATGTGCTCATCTTCTCCAGCTCGCATTTCCTGCGTGTTCTCGCGGCGCGCTGGGTCGGCCTGCCGCCCGAAGGCGGCGAGCATTTCGTGCTCGACACCGCGAGCCTCAGCATCCTCGGCTACGAGCACGACCTGACGGAGCCGGTCATCCGGCGGTGGAACCAGAAATAA
- a CDS encoding dicarboxylate/amino acid:cation symporter — translation MQTAIAAAEPRGKVPFYRHLYVQVLVAIAAGILLGHFYPDLGASLKPLGDAFIKLVKMVIAPVIFLTVATGIAGVSDLHKVGRVAGKAMIYFLVFSTLALIVGLVVSNVIQPGAGMHINPATLDASKVSTFTEKAHDTTIVGFLMNIIPDTITGAFAQGDILQVLFFSVLFGIALALVGERGRPVVDFLQALTSPIFRLVAILMKAAPIGAFGAMAFTVGKYGIGTIANLAFLIGTFYLTSLLFVLVVLGAVAWYNGFSILALIRYIKEELLLVLGTSSSEAALPGLMAKMERAGCNRSVVGLVIPTGYSFNLDGTNIYMTLAALFIAQATDTPLTFGDQILLLLVAMLSSKGAAGITGAGFITLAATLSVVPSVPVAGMALILGVDRFMSECRALTNFVGNAVATIVVARWEGELDQKQFAAAMAGQLPEEADLALSGGLLPAE, via the coding sequence ATGCAGACAGCAATCGCTGCCGCCGAACCGCGCGGCAAGGTTCCCTTTTACCGGCATCTTTATGTGCAGGTCCTGGTGGCGATCGCCGCCGGCATCCTGCTTGGCCATTTTTACCCCGATCTGGGCGCTTCGCTGAAACCGCTCGGCGATGCCTTCATCAAGCTGGTCAAGATGGTCATCGCGCCGGTGATCTTCCTCACCGTGGCGACCGGCATCGCAGGCGTCTCCGACCTGCACAAGGTCGGCCGCGTCGCCGGCAAGGCGATGATCTATTTTCTTGTCTTCTCGACATTGGCGTTGATCGTCGGCCTGGTTGTATCGAACGTCATCCAGCCCGGCGCCGGCATGCACATCAATCCCGCGACACTCGATGCTTCGAAGGTCTCGACCTTCACCGAGAAGGCGCATGACACGACCATCGTCGGCTTCCTGATGAACATCATCCCCGACACCATCACCGGAGCCTTCGCGCAGGGCGACATTCTGCAGGTGCTGTTCTTCTCGGTGCTGTTCGGCATCGCGCTGGCGCTGGTCGGCGAACGCGGCCGCCCCGTGGTCGATTTCCTGCAGGCGCTGACCTCGCCGATCTTCCGCCTCGTCGCCATCTTGATGAAGGCAGCCCCCATCGGCGCTTTCGGCGCCATGGCCTTCACCGTCGGCAAATACGGCATCGGCACGATCGCCAACCTCGCCTTCCTGATCGGCACCTTCTACCTGACGTCGCTGCTCTTCGTGCTGGTCGTTCTCGGCGCCGTCGCATGGTACAACGGCTTCTCCATCCTGGCGCTGATCCGCTACATCAAGGAAGAGCTGCTGCTTGTGCTCGGCACCTCGTCGTCCGAGGCGGCGCTTCCCGGCCTGATGGCCAAGATGGAGCGCGCCGGCTGCAACCGCTCGGTGGTCGGCCTGGTCATCCCGACCGGCTATTCCTTCAATCTCGACGGCACCAACATCTACATGACGCTGGCTGCGCTGTTCATCGCCCAGGCAACCGACACGCCGCTCACCTTCGGCGACCAGATCCTGCTCCTGCTAGTCGCCATGCTGAGCTCCAAAGGTGCGGCCGGCATCACCGGCGCCGGCTTCATCACCTTGGCCGCCACGCTCTCGGTGGTGCCTTCGGTGCCGGTCGCCGGCATGGCGCTGATCCTCGGCGTCGACCGCTTCATGTCTGAGTGCCGCGCGCTCACCAATTTCGTCGGCAATGCGGTGGCGACCATCGTCGTGGCGCGCTGGGAAGGCGAGCTCGACCAGAAGCAATTCGCCGCCGCCATGGCCGGCCAGTTGCCGGAAGAGGCGGATCTCGCGCTGTCCGGCGGCCTGCTGCCGGCCGAGTGA
- a CDS encoding sensor histidine kinase, protein MLQRPAAALASTPELLAGRARRAWLLFTAVALAIIAAALYGAGLYGRSTEIEALATQGRTDANLKVALLRAVLENPRALPLLLSEDQQVNDALTQRSPAAIDVLNRKLEGLVSGTKASVLYVTGTDGLAIASSNWREPVSFVGSDYSFRAYFSGAMQTGTAEYFALGNVSKRPGLYISRRVDGASGPLGVVVVKMEFDQLEADWHEANRPAFVSDAHGVVLITSVPSWRFLTTEPLSRPVLAEIRASQQFGDVPLVPLPITRPEALSSDVALVHAITPGGSDAEYLRLSTAVPSTPWQLDYLVPAEAPIAAAQREMRLLALGVLVPLIALAAYLLWRRQSAQMRIAAEQAARAELERRVVERTQDLSLARDRLQAEIADHRSTEVRLQVMQQELVQANRLATLGQVAAGVAHEINQPVATIRAYADNARVFLERKQSASAEENLGAIAALTERIGAITEELKAFARKGRTAAEPVELRSVIEGAVVLLRSRFAGRLDALAITLPPTALKVMGNRLRLEQVLINLFQNALEALDGRDGARVEVSAAETGEDVALVVSDNGPGIPPAILKSLFTPFNTSKEKGLGLGLVISKDIVADYGGRIEVSSSDQGTRFTIHLSKAGAA, encoded by the coding sequence ATGCTGCAACGCCCTGCCGCTGCTCTCGCTTCGACGCCCGAACTGCTTGCCGGGCGGGCGCGGCGCGCCTGGCTGCTGTTCACGGCGGTGGCGCTGGCGATCATCGCGGCAGCGCTCTACGGCGCCGGCCTCTATGGCCGCTCGACGGAGATCGAGGCATTAGCCACGCAAGGACGCACGGACGCCAATCTCAAGGTCGCGCTGCTGCGCGCGGTGCTGGAAAATCCGCGCGCGCTGCCGCTGCTCCTGTCGGAGGACCAGCAGGTCAATGACGCGTTGACCCAGCGAAGCCCTGCCGCGATCGACGTGCTCAACCGCAAGCTGGAAGGGCTGGTTTCCGGCACCAAGGCCTCGGTGCTCTACGTCACCGGCACGGACGGTCTGGCGATCGCCTCCAGCAATTGGCGCGAACCGGTGAGTTTCGTCGGCAGCGACTACAGTTTCCGCGCCTATTTCTCAGGCGCGATGCAGACCGGCACCGCCGAATATTTCGCGCTCGGCAATGTCAGCAAACGTCCCGGGCTCTACATCTCGCGGCGCGTCGACGGCGCCTCGGGGCCTCTCGGCGTCGTCGTGGTCAAGATGGAGTTCGACCAGCTCGAAGCCGACTGGCACGAAGCGAACCGGCCGGCCTTTGTCAGCGACGCGCATGGCGTGGTGCTGATCACGAGCGTCCCCTCCTGGCGCTTCCTGACGACGGAGCCGCTTAGCCGGCCGGTGCTCGCCGAGATCCGCGCCAGCCAGCAATTCGGCGACGTGCCGCTGGTGCCTTTGCCGATCACGAGACCGGAGGCGCTGAGCTCCGATGTCGCGCTGGTCCATGCCATCACGCCTGGAGGCAGCGATGCGGAATATCTGCGGCTCTCGACCGCTGTGCCGTCGACACCGTGGCAGCTCGACTATCTTGTTCCAGCCGAAGCGCCGATCGCCGCCGCGCAGCGCGAAATGCGGCTCCTGGCGCTGGGCGTCCTTGTGCCGCTCATCGCCTTGGCCGCCTATCTGCTTTGGCGCCGGCAGTCCGCCCAGATGCGGATCGCCGCCGAACAGGCCGCGCGCGCCGAGCTGGAGCGGCGCGTCGTCGAGCGCACGCAGGATCTCAGCCTGGCGCGCGACCGGCTGCAGGCCGAGATCGCCGACCATCGCAGCACCGAGGTGAGGCTGCAGGTCATGCAGCAGGAGCTGGTGCAGGCCAACCGGCTTGCCACGCTTGGCCAGGTCGCGGCCGGCGTCGCGCATGAGATCAACCAGCCGGTGGCGACGATCCGCGCCTATGCCGACAATGCGCGCGTGTTCCTCGAGCGCAAGCAAAGCGCCTCAGCCGAGGAGAATCTTGGCGCCATCGCCGCGCTGACCGAGCGCATCGGAGCCATCACGGAGGAGCTGAAAGCCTTTGCCCGCAAGGGCCGCACCGCCGCCGAGCCCGTCGAATTGCGCAGCGTGATCGAGGGCGCAGTCGTGCTGCTCAGGAGCCGCTTCGCCGGCCGGCTGGATGCCCTGGCGATCACGCTGCCGCCGACGGCGCTAAAAGTAATGGGCAATCGGCTGCGGCTGGAACAGGTGTTGATCAATCTGTTCCAGAACGCGCTGGAGGCGCTCGATGGCCGTGATGGCGCAAGGGTCGAAGTCTCCGCCGCCGAAACCGGCGAAGACGTGGCGCTGGTCGTTTCCGACAACGGACCTGGTATCCCACCCGCGATCCTGAAATCACTGTTCACGCCCTTCAACACCTCGAAGGAGAAAGGCCTTGGGCTCGGCCTGGTCATCTCCAAGGACATCGTCGCCGACTATGGCGGGCGCATCGAGGTTTCGAGCAGCGACCAGGGCACACGCTTCACCATCCATCTGTCGAAAGCCGGCGCAGCATGA
- a CDS encoding sigma-54 dependent transcriptional regulator: MTKHNPATVILIDDDSDLLKATRQTLELAGFAVSAYSVASEALATLDRNFAGVVVSDIRMPEIDGLQLFGRVLHLDPDIPVILVTGHGDIAMAVKAIKDGAYDFITKPFATERLAQSVARAAEKRRLVMENRALREAAEQAQEGLPLIGQTPAMERLRRTLRQIADTDVDVLVTGETGSGKEVVANLLHRWSRRANGNFVALNCGTLPETVIESELFGHEAGAFTGAQKKRVGRIEHSSGGTLFLDEIESMPAATQVQMLRVLEMREVTPLGTNEVRPVDLRVVAAAKVDLGNASQRGAFREDLYYRLNVVTLSIPPLRERRDDVPLLFGYFAERAAARFRRAVPATSAAVQRHLREHDWPGNVRELAHFAERLVLGLEDVAETPSPAAMESDAAMPLPERLDRYEADIIRETLGRNEGDVRRTIEALGIPRKTFYDKLQRHGIVRSDFSR, from the coding sequence ATGACGAAGCACAACCCAGCAACGGTGATCCTGATCGACGACGACAGCGACCTGCTCAAGGCGACAAGGCAGACGCTGGAGCTTGCCGGCTTTGCTGTGTCGGCCTATTCGGTGGCGAGCGAAGCGCTGGCGACGCTCGACAGGAATTTCGCCGGCGTGGTTGTCTCGGACATCCGCATGCCGGAGATCGACGGGCTGCAGCTTTTCGGCCGCGTCTTGCATCTCGACCCAGATATTCCCGTGATCCTGGTCACGGGGCACGGCGACATCGCCATGGCCGTCAAGGCGATCAAGGACGGCGCCTACGACTTCATCACCAAGCCTTTCGCCACTGAGCGGCTGGCGCAGAGCGTTGCCCGCGCCGCCGAAAAACGCCGGCTGGTGATGGAGAACCGCGCCTTGCGCGAAGCGGCCGAGCAGGCGCAGGAGGGCTTGCCGCTGATCGGACAGACGCCGGCGATGGAGCGGCTGCGCCGTACGCTCAGGCAGATCGCCGACACCGATGTCGACGTGCTGGTGACCGGCGAGACCGGCTCCGGCAAGGAGGTGGTGGCGAACCTGCTGCATCGCTGGAGCCGCCGTGCCAATGGCAATTTCGTCGCGCTCAATTGCGGCACGCTGCCGGAGACGGTCATCGAAAGCGAGCTGTTCGGACACGAGGCCGGCGCCTTCACCGGCGCGCAGAAGAAGCGCGTCGGCCGTATCGAGCATTCGAGCGGCGGCACGCTCTTCCTCGACGAGATCGAAAGCATGCCGGCCGCGACGCAGGTGCAGATGCTGCGCGTGCTCGAAATGCGCGAGGTGACGCCGCTCGGCACCAACGAAGTCAGGCCGGTCGACCTGCGCGTCGTCGCCGCCGCCAAGGTCGACCTCGGCAATGCCAGCCAGCGCGGCGCTTTCCGCGAGGACCTCTATTACCGGCTCAATGTGGTGACGCTCTCCATTCCGCCGCTGCGCGAACGGCGGGACGACGTGCCGCTGCTGTTCGGCTATTTCGCCGAGCGGGCCGCCGCACGGTTCCGGCGAGCCGTGCCGGCGACCTCGGCGGCGGTCCAGCGCCATCTCAGGGAGCACGACTGGCCGGGCAATGTACGCGAACTCGCCCATTTCGCCGAACGCTTGGTGCTCGGGCTTGAGGATGTCGCCGAAACGCCTTCCCCTGCGGCAATGGAGAGCGACGCCGCGATGCCGTTGCCCGAACGGCTCGATCGCTACGAGGCCGACATCATCCGCGAGACACTTGGTCGCAATGAAGGCGACGTCCGCCGCACCATCGAGGCGCTCGGTATTCCGCGCAAGACCTTCTATGACAAGTTGCAGCGGCACGGCATCGTGCGCAGCGATTTTTCCAGATAG